The following coding sequences lie in one Primulina huaijiensis isolate GDHJ02 chromosome 2, ASM1229523v2, whole genome shotgun sequence genomic window:
- the LOC140991580 gene encoding uncharacterized protein gives MKTAQSRQKSYADKRRRDLEFAVGDHVFIKIAPMKGVMRFGKRGKLSPRFIGPLEILDRVGTLAYRVALPPNLAGVHNVFHVSMLRKYLANPSHVLSYEPLQVAPDLSYEEKPVQILDRQERRLRNKVMKLVKVRWLNQSVEEATWESEADMRIRYPELFGKV, from the coding sequence atgaagaccgcccagagtcgtcaaaagagctatgctgacaagaggaggagagatctcgagtttgccgtaggtgaccacgtttttataaagatagcacctatgaagggtgttatgagatttgggaagagaggcaagctgagtccgagatttattggacctttagagattcttgacagagttgggacactagcgtatcgtgttgcccttccgccgaatctggccggggtacacaatgtgtttcatgtctcgatgctgagaaagtacctagctaatccatCACATGTTCTGAGTTATGAACCGTTACAGGttgctccagacctgtcttacgaggaaaaacctgtccaaatcctcgacagacaggagcgtagacttcggaatAAGGTGATGaaactagtcaaagtccggtggctgaaccaatcagtggaggaggccacttgggagtccgaggcagatatgagaattcgctacccggagttgtttggtaaggtttaa